From Xenopus laevis strain J_2021 chromosome 7L, Xenopus_laevis_v10.1, whole genome shotgun sequence, one genomic window encodes:
- the LOC108696373 gene encoding uncharacterized protein LOC108696373 isoform X1, with product MVLFIPSTYLEHAGEFTVMIVHAVAQIKTGLMQTSYQPAFMKCIYMAIGAIADTFFKSWNKEGTTDQTSLIDMDKDSCGWLLDYNGKKAMSDLLSIHKSSDNQKRLNSWEFYKGFNLKRELENVNKDITHEDNSEETAVLEEELDGLNEEFLKLAMEALKEKTDEKLDSCTKKKDQDALLEIKRRCTAEKICSLESKLLNMETCACPATTENKINEGLK from the exons ATGGTTTTATTTATACCAAGTACATACCTGGAACATGCTGGTGAATTTACAGTAATGATTGTACATGCCGTCGCACAAATAAAAACAG GACTTATGCAGACATCTTATCAACCTGCATTCATGAAGTGTATTTATATGGCCATAGGGGCTATTGCTGATACTTTCTTCAAATCCTGGAATAAAGAAGGAACTACAGATCAAACATCACTGATAGATATG GACAAGGACAGCTGTGGATGGTTATTGGACTATAATGGCAAAAAAGCTATGAGTGATCTTCTTTCTATTCATAAATCATCTGATAATCAAAAGAGGCTAAACag ctgggaattttacaaaggttttaacTTGAAGAGAGAACTTGAGAATGTCAACAAGGATATTACACATGAAGATAACTCAGAGGAAACAGCTGTGTTG GAAGAAGAGCTAGATGGCCTTAATGAAGaatttttgaagctggcaatggAGGCTTTGAAGGAAAAAACAGATGAAAAG CTTGACAGTTGTACTAAGAAGAAAGATCAGGATGCGTTGCTTGAAATAAAGCGACGTTGCACAGCTGAGAAGATTTGCTCCCTCGAGTCTAAACTGCTTAACATGGAAACCTGTGCCTGCCCCGCAACAACTGAAAACAAGATTAATGAGGGACTTAAGTGA
- the LOC108696373 gene encoding uncharacterized protein LOC108696373 isoform X2 yields the protein MDKRWHLSVLLHDFDVYNRFTRLMQTSYQPAFMKCIYMAIGAIADTFFKSWNKEGTTDQTSLIDMDKDSCGWLLDYNGKKAMSDLLSIHKSSDNQKRLNSWEFYKGFNLKRELENVNKDITHEDNSEETAVLEEELDGLNEEFLKLAMEALKEKTDEKLDSCTKKKDQDALLEIKRRCTAEKICSLESKLLNMETCACPATTENKINEGLK from the exons ATGGACAAAAGATGGCACCTGAGTGTTCTCCTGCACGACTTTGATGTGTATAACAGATTTACAA GACTTATGCAGACATCTTATCAACCTGCATTCATGAAGTGTATTTATATGGCCATAGGGGCTATTGCTGATACTTTCTTCAAATCCTGGAATAAAGAAGGAACTACAGATCAAACATCACTGATAGATATG GACAAGGACAGCTGTGGATGGTTATTGGACTATAATGGCAAAAAAGCTATGAGTGATCTTCTTTCTATTCATAAATCATCTGATAATCAAAAGAGGCTAAACag ctgggaattttacaaaggttttaacTTGAAGAGAGAACTTGAGAATGTCAACAAGGATATTACACATGAAGATAACTCAGAGGAAACAGCTGTGTTG GAAGAAGAGCTAGATGGCCTTAATGAAGaatttttgaagctggcaatggAGGCTTTGAAGGAAAAAACAGATGAAAAG CTTGACAGTTGTACTAAGAAGAAAGATCAGGATGCGTTGCTTGAAATAAAGCGACGTTGCACAGCTGAGAAGATTTGCTCCCTCGAGTCTAAACTGCTTAACATGGAAACCTGTGCCTGCCCCGCAACAACTGAAAACAAGATTAATGAGGGACTTAAGTGA
- the LOC108696373 gene encoding uncharacterized protein LOC108696373 isoform X3, protein MVLFIPSTYLEHAGEFTVMIVHAVAQIKTGLMQTSYQPAFMKCIYMAIGAIADTFFKSWNKEGTTDQTSLIDMDKDSCGWLLDYNGKKAMSDLLSIHKSSDNQKRLNSWEFYKGFNLKRELENVNKDITHEDNSEETAVLEEELDGLNEEFLKLAMEALKEKTDEKVLLCK, encoded by the exons ATGGTTTTATTTATACCAAGTACATACCTGGAACATGCTGGTGAATTTACAGTAATGATTGTACATGCCGTCGCACAAATAAAAACAG GACTTATGCAGACATCTTATCAACCTGCATTCATGAAGTGTATTTATATGGCCATAGGGGCTATTGCTGATACTTTCTTCAAATCCTGGAATAAAGAAGGAACTACAGATCAAACATCACTGATAGATATG GACAAGGACAGCTGTGGATGGTTATTGGACTATAATGGCAAAAAAGCTATGAGTGATCTTCTTTCTATTCATAAATCATCTGATAATCAAAAGAGGCTAAACag ctgggaattttacaaaggttttaacTTGAAGAGAGAACTTGAGAATGTCAACAAGGATATTACACATGAAGATAACTCAGAGGAAACAGCTGTGTTG GAAGAAGAGCTAGATGGCCTTAATGAAGaatttttgaagctggcaatggAGGCTTTGAAGGAAAAAACAGATGAAAAGGTATTACTCTGTAAATGA